Genomic segment of Coffea arabica cultivar ET-39 chromosome 1e, Coffea Arabica ET-39 HiFi, whole genome shotgun sequence:
ATTGATATTTGATAGGGTACATTTTAGTGGGGTATTTTGGGCATTATTGCACAATTAATTGactaaatatttttattaattggGTGGATTCTACTGATATTTTGTTTTGGTGCTAACTGCAGGAATTGGTACCAAAAAGAGCTTGAAATCGAAATTTAGAAGATTCGTCGAACGGGAGCCATTTCAAGTACTGGGGTCCGCTcgagaagttgaagaaacttaattgtaatagatattattttattctatttttggAGGGAGgcttgttattttattttgggaaaaaaaaggaaaaacacaacTGCCTGGAACTTCGGTCGACAACAGAGGCGAGAGTTAGTTTTCTTCGGCTGGCTTAGGTTTTTAGGGAGGCTATGCGTTTAAAAGGGAGATTGGCCGCAGCTTTGAAGGGGGAATGAGCAGAGACAAGAGCCACCATTCTTGACTTCTGTACTTTTCTTTCCATCTTTTGTGGACTTGAAAACTCAAATTCTAAGTTTGGTTGACCGAAATTGGAAGAACAAAAGAAGCAATTGAAACCTTTCTCTCGTATGTTTGTTTTGTGAGGGACCAATATGGGCCACCATTGTTGACCATTTGGCACTTACTTTACTCTTTCATTTTGACCGAATTAATGGAGAGAGCATCAGACAATTTCTTTGCTTGGTGAGAAACAACTGCAGATCGATTCCTCTCGCTCTTTTCTAACTCTCTCGGTTGACCGATTCCCAACGCAAGAATTGGCGGCCCTTGTCAACTACGTTCGCATGGCCTGTTCACTAATGGGGAACTAAACCTCTATTTCTAGTCAAGGGAGCAACTGATGAATTGGTTCAACtaatactgtgagatctaaatcattctttattatttttctcatttattgATACTTATATGTTCCTGGCTTTTAATCGCTAtagccttgtgtatgattggttagtgcgcaataattaattattcatataggctattttgctaaatatgggtaattgaatccgtaattgttcgttacctCTGTgttagtagcaactggcgtaattggctttatgtcaggggaacataTGATCTatcttaaataaaccctcgtagcgtgtttgttagttaggattgggcatttctaattattaatgcaatctagaaattaaatcctacggtcgtacctagggttgtttttgggttagagaaatagctaacggtcgtaccttagctgtcgagaaattaaggaaaggttggttgtttatcgcgtgcatgacaactataactaatctgttgataaatgttggaattatttctgcatcaatgatcagtgcatgaaccatttctgaagtgtacccttggctagagcttctcttaattatttctttaaattaatTATTCTCTGCAGTTACTTTATTCTTAGCATTTAATCGTGAAAACCCCCCATTTGTCTTGATTCGAAAAGGAATAAATTtctctccagtccctgaggagacgaccctgcttaccactgtctactagttagtgaattcagttaaataattaattcaggtatatcggattaagtaaactcttcgggaacagggtgaatcaagtaacccattgcacacctagggtccctgctccagtactcgaattaattattgactgctttaggtggtagttaggttttatttattattattgcacaggttcggcacctgtcaatttttggcgccgttgccggggactggcatctgaattatttgtttctttttgaattcagccttttattttgttttattttattttatttttcttgatatttttgctagtttatgcccaGTTCTTCTCGCACAGGTGAATTGATATACGAACCTGAGGTTGAGAAGGCAGCACGTAGGCGAAGGCAAGAGACCAAGAGACGAAAAGAAGGGCACTTATCTTCTGCAAACGAGTCAGTAGAAGATGAATTTAGCATGGCCAACACCCAGACATTAAGGGAGCTGGCTACCCCGAAGCTGACTCATCAGCCCTTGTGCATCACTTTCCCAACTCTGTCTGAGAATACCTCCTTCGAGCTGAAATCGGGATTGATTCAGCTCTTACCTTCGTTTTATGGTCTTTTTGGTGAAGAACCTCACAAACACGTCAAGGAGTTCGAAGTGGTTTGCTCTAGCATGAAACCTCCTGGGGTCACTGAGGAGCAAATAAGACTTAGAGCTTTCTCCTTCTCTCTCAAGGATGCAGCGAAGGATTGGCTATACTACCTACCTGcaggtagtatcaccacgtgggcacaattgaaaaagaaattcctAGAAAAGTTTTTCCCCGCATCCCGGGTTGCGAGTTTGAGGAAGGAGATATGCAGCATCAAGCAGTACTCCGGGGAGTCCTTGTACGACTATTAGGAAAGGTTCAACAAGTTGTGCACTAGATGCCCACAGcatcaaattagtgaacaaTTGTTGATCCAGTACTTCTATGAAGGGCTCCAGTCAATTGACAGGAGTATTATTGACGTTGCGAGCGGAGGAGCCCTGGCGAATAAGACAGCGAAGGAAGCATGGGACCTGATCGAAGCCATGGCAGAGAACTCCCAACAATTTGTCTTCCGTGAGAGCAACCCTACCCGTAGAGTCAACGAGGTAGAGACTTCATCCATACAGCAGCAACTGTCAGAGTTGACGTCTGCTTTCAGGCAATTAACCATGAGAGACACGCCGCGAGCTAGAGTTTGTGGCATCTGCACTAGCATGGACCACTGCACGGACACGTGCCCCCTTTTGCAAGAGGACGGGGCAGAACAGGTAAACATGGCCGGAGGCGTGCCCGCACCCCGCAGGCAGTATGACCCGTATTCCAACACATACAACCCCGATTGGAGAGACCATCCTAATTTCAGTTATGGGAACCGACCGCAAAATTCACTCTCAAATCGTCCACCAGGGTTTCAGCAACCATGGCAACCGAAACCGCAACCTTCATCCTCCAACGCAGGAAGTTCCTTGGAAGATATTGTCAAGAGTCTGGCTACGAC
This window contains:
- the LOC113737372 gene encoding uncharacterized protein, which encodes MPSSSRTGELIYEPEVEKAARRRRQETKRRKEGHLSSANESVEDEFSMANTQTLRELATPKLTHQPLCITFPTLSENTSFELKSGLIQLLPSFYGLFGEEPHKHVKEFEVVCSSMKPPGVTEEQIRLRAFSFSLKDAAKDWLYYLPAGSITTWAQLKKKFLEKFFPASRVASLRKEICSIKQYSGESLSIIDVASGGALANKTAKEAWDLIEAMAENSQQFVFRESNPTRRVNEVETSSIQQQLSELTSAFRQLTMRDTPRARVCGICTSMDHCTDTCPLLQEDGAEQVNMAGGVPAPRRQYDPYSNTYNPDWRDHPNFSYGNRPQNSLSNRPPGFQQPWQPKPQPSSSNAGSSLEDIVKSLATTTAQIQQETRQLQQETRSLTTNMAQLQQETRVLTMSTTQFQQDTRAGMKDMDARISQLATAINPLESHAHGKLPSQPEKNPRNVSAMTLRSGKELEGPKVENSKSKSEEEKEKEIEEEGHIREDPKVPKYAKFLKDLCVNKRKLRGDERVMVGENVSAVLQRKLPPKCGDPGPLKETEIIIQLADRTCAYPDGIIEDVLVQVDGLIFPADFYVLYMDDRSAPNPSPIILGRPFLSTAQTKIDISKGTLTMKFDGEIVHFNIFDTKKHPVNFQSVYAIYATNPSVQEFSKFAGRGKFKVAANKSYRMKAVYEVKMERKFRKKGALNGHVDPGGRPPITRKIQLHPD